The window GACCGGCGCAACCAGGCGATCCTCCCGCTCAAGGGCAAGATCCTCAACGTCGAGAAGGCCCGCTTCGACAAGATGCTGACCAGCGAGGAGATCCGCGTCCTGATCACCGCCTTGGGCGCGGGCATCGGCGAGAACGACTTCGACGTCGAAAAGCTGCGCTACCATCAAATCATCATCATGACCGACGCCGACGTCGACGGCGCCCACATCCGCACGCTGCTTCTGACCTTCTTCTACCGGCAGATGCCGCAGGTGGTGGAGCGCGGCTACCTCTACATCGCCCAGCCGCCGCTCTACAAAGCCAAGCGGGGCAAGCAGGAAAAATACTTGAAGGACGAAGGCGCCCTCGAGGAATACCTGATCGAGCTGGGCGTCGAGGACCTGAAGCTCAAGGCCAAAAAGAAAGAGCTGGTCGGCAAGGCCCTCTCCGGACTGACCCGCACCCTGCTCAAGTACGACAAGATCCTGGCGGGCATGCGCCAGAAGGCCGACCCCCGGCTGATCGACGCCCTGATCATGGCCACCGAGTTCAGCCCCGAGACCCTGAAAAACCCCAAGAAGATGGACGCCGAGTCCGACAAGCTGGCGGCCTACCTGACGCGCTTCTACCCCGAACTGAAGGACTTCGGCCTGGACACCGAGAAGGACGAGGAGCACAGCGCCCAGCGCCTGGTCTACCGCACCCTCTACGGCGGCATGACCCGACAGACGGTGATCGACCTCACGCTGCTCGAGTCCCCCGAGATCCACGAGCTGCGCGCCATCCAGGGGGAGCTCGCCGAGCTGGGGGAGGGCCCCTACGAGGTCCAGGCCGGCGAAAAACGGCAGGCCTTCAACAACCTGCGCGAGGTCAAGGACTTCGTCCTGGCGAGCGGCCGCGAGGGCCAGTACATCCAACGCTACAAGGGCCTGGGCGAGATGAACCCCGAGCAGCTCTGGGAGACCACCATGAACCCCGAGACCCGGACCCTGCTCCAAGTGCGGGTCGACGACCTGGTCGAGGCCGACGACATCTTCACCGTCCTGATGGGCGACCAGGTCGAGCCGCGGCGCGAGTTCATCGAGAACAACGCCCTCAAGGTCCGCAACCTCGACGTCTAGGGCTTATGCCAAGTGCCAAAGTGTCGAAGTATCGAAGTGTCTGAGTTTGGGGAATGAGCGGTGGTGTTCCAAGCGGAGATCCGGCGAGGTCACGTCATTCGGCCTCGGTTCCTAACCTAACGGAATAAGGCTTAATTTTATTGCTTGGCGGGCTTCGAAGGGCCATGCTACGCTTTTGCGAAATTGTTTGGAAAAGGAGTCTCTCCCATGGGCAAAGTAGTCCTCAACGACCTGGAATTCGACGTCCCCTCCAATTGGCAGGACCAAGGCATGGTGACGCTCACCATCCCCTCGACGGACAAGAACGTCCGGCCCAACATCATCATCACCAAGGAGCGACTCGCCCAGCCGACCGATTTGGCGACCTATTTCGGCAAGATCAAAGAGGCGGTGAAGGCCCGCGGAATCCAGACCTTCCAAATCTTGGACGAGCGCGAGATCAGCATCGCCGGGGTGCCGGCCATGCAGATGGTCTGCGCCTGGGACCTGGCCGCCATGAAGCAAATGCTGGGTC of the Deltaproteobacteria bacterium PRO3 genome contains:
- a CDS encoding DUF1795 domain-containing protein translates to MGKVVLNDLEFDVPSNWQDQGMVTLTIPSTDKNVRPNIIITKERLAQPTDLATYFGKIKEAVKARGIQTFQILDEREISIAGVPAMQMVCAWDLAAMKQMLGPNAEVLKNIKPGQKVQQIQVSFLKGDVAVNLTASFPAEQFEIYTRPFQKFLSTIKSV